From Citricoccus sp. SGAir0253, a single genomic window includes:
- the mshC gene encoding cysteine--1-D-myo-inosityl 2-amino-2-deoxy-alpha-D-glucopyranoside ligase produces the protein MESWNTPLPALLPVQPDRLKVHDTATQSTRHPGNLAEASLYVCGITPYDATHLGHANTYVTFDLLNRYWRSCGLPVTYVQNVTDVDDPLLERAAATGVDWRELAAGQTELFRSDMEALNVLAPDHYVGATETVDWVVESVEALVANGTAYPVPGTDGEPDGDVYFSIDAAEGATDWTLGSIGRLSAAEMGEVFPERGGDPDRPGKRNPLDPLLWRVARPGEPTWDGGTLGAGRPGWHIECSAIARRLLPAPFTVQGGGSDLRFPHHEFSAAHATAGDGKPLARAFVHAGMVGLDGEKMSKSLGNLVLVSNLLRQGAEAAAIRTALLSNHYRSDWEWTPALLERSARRLARWRQALATEEAGDGVAVLGAVHRALSADLDAPAALEELDRWAERAAARPAVEAVPEPGPDAPAVRTVVGGLLGIAL, from the coding sequence ATGGAATCCTGGAACACCCCGCTGCCGGCCCTGCTGCCCGTCCAGCCGGACCGGCTGAAGGTCCACGACACGGCCACGCAGTCCACCCGCCACCCGGGCAACCTCGCCGAGGCCTCGCTGTACGTGTGCGGGATCACCCCCTACGACGCCACGCACCTGGGGCACGCCAACACCTACGTCACCTTCGACCTGCTGAACCGGTACTGGCGCAGCTGCGGCCTGCCGGTGACCTACGTCCAGAACGTCACGGACGTGGACGACCCGCTGCTGGAGCGCGCGGCGGCCACCGGGGTGGACTGGCGGGAGCTGGCCGCGGGCCAGACCGAGCTGTTCCGCTCGGACATGGAGGCCCTCAACGTCCTGGCGCCCGACCACTACGTGGGGGCCACCGAGACGGTGGACTGGGTGGTGGAGAGCGTGGAGGCCCTCGTGGCCAACGGCACCGCCTACCCCGTTCCCGGCACGGACGGCGAGCCCGACGGCGACGTCTACTTCTCCATCGACGCCGCCGAGGGCGCCACCGACTGGACCCTGGGCAGCATCGGCCGGCTCAGCGCCGCCGAGATGGGCGAGGTGTTCCCCGAGCGCGGCGGCGACCCGGACCGTCCGGGCAAGCGCAACCCGCTCGACCCGCTGCTGTGGCGCGTGGCCCGGCCCGGCGAGCCCACGTGGGACGGCGGCACCCTCGGCGCCGGACGCCCCGGCTGGCACATCGAGTGCTCGGCCATCGCCCGCCGGCTGCTGCCCGCGCCGTTCACCGTGCAGGGCGGCGGCTCGGACCTGCGCTTCCCGCACCACGAGTTCAGCGCCGCCCACGCCACCGCGGGCGACGGCAAGCCCCTGGCCCGCGCCTTCGTGCACGCCGGGATGGTCGGGCTGGACGGGGAGAAGATGTCCAAGTCCCTGGGCAACCTCGTGCTCGTCTCGAACCTGCTGCGCCAGGGCGCCGAGGCGGCGGCGATCCGGACCGCCCTGCTGTCCAACCACTACCGCAGCGACTGGGAGTGGACCCCCGCCCTGCTGGAGCGCTCCGCGCGGCGGCTGGCCCGCTGGCGCCAGGCCCTGGCCACCGAGGAGGCCGGCGACGGCGTGGCGGTGCTCGGCGCCGTGCACCGGGCGCTCTCGGCGGACCTCGACGCGCCCGCGGCGCTGGAGGAGCTCGACCGGTGGGCGGAGCGGGCCGCGGCGCGCCCGGCCGTCGAGGCCGTCCCCGAGCCCGGGCCGGACGCCCCGGCCGTGCGCACCGTCGTCGGGGGCCTGCTGGGCATCGCGCTCTGA
- the malQ gene encoding 4-alpha-glucanotransferase, with translation MTEARDLLERLARAHGVQPSYQGHDGRRHAVADHTLVAVLAALGCHVEADGTAGLQAALERRRLAPWRRVLPPTTVCHAGSGGSVAVHVPHGSAVTVEAALEDGSRRRLDQLEDFTEPQLVAGRQVGQATFRLPADLPLGWHRLVAHLAAGEDAEAALVVVPDRLGTADAFAERRGWGLAVQLYSTRSSRSWGLGDLHDLADLAVQTAAHGGDYVLSNPLHASAPQPPVVSSPYSPSTRRYLHPMYLRIEDVPEYAALGPRRRARVEDLAAQRRRDNADPDALDRDAAYGAKLQALRWMHQVTPTPERAAAYAAYREAEGRGLEDFALWCALRSAYPHDDPVWRDPGLVPGGPRAERLREELAEDVDFHRWLQWLCDTQLAAAQSAARGAGMRLGIMQDLAVGADRDNADSWMLQDLLVPSMSVGAPPDMYNQLGQDWSQSPWHPERLAETGYRAYRDMLRSILRHAGGIRVDHVLGLFRLWWVPVGGSPTEGAYVTYDHEAMVGILALEAHRAGAVVVGEDLGTFEPWVQDYLARRGLLGTSILWFEQRDGRPRPPREYRSRCLSSVNTHDLPPTAGYLAGLHLDLRERLGLLAGDAADERRRAAAERDAFLHALVEDGFLPTGPAPDLTDPAAVADVVVALHRYLARAPSLLHGVALVDAVGERRIQNQPGTGQDEYPNWEIPLADATGRPVLIDRLDDVPGFARLLDAVDAELRGEPSAAGAAGGTRAARDESVHGRP, from the coding sequence ATGACCGAAGCCCGTGACCTGCTCGAACGGCTCGCGCGCGCCCACGGCGTCCAGCCGTCCTACCAGGGCCACGACGGCCGGCGGCACGCCGTGGCCGACCACACCCTCGTCGCGGTGCTGGCCGCCCTGGGCTGCCACGTCGAGGCCGACGGCACGGCCGGGCTGCAGGCGGCCCTCGAGCGGCGCCGCCTCGCCCCCTGGCGCCGGGTGCTGCCGCCCACCACCGTGTGCCACGCCGGTTCGGGCGGGTCGGTGGCCGTGCACGTCCCGCACGGCAGCGCGGTCACCGTGGAGGCCGCCCTGGAGGACGGCAGCCGGCGTCGCCTCGACCAGCTCGAGGACTTCACCGAGCCGCAGCTCGTGGCCGGCCGGCAGGTCGGCCAGGCCACCTTCCGGCTGCCCGCCGACCTCCCCCTGGGCTGGCACCGCCTCGTGGCGCACCTGGCCGCGGGCGAGGACGCGGAGGCCGCGCTGGTCGTGGTCCCGGACCGCCTGGGGACGGCCGACGCCTTCGCCGAGAGGCGCGGCTGGGGCCTGGCGGTCCAGCTGTACTCGACCCGGTCCTCCCGTTCCTGGGGTCTGGGCGACCTGCACGACCTTGCCGACCTGGCGGTGCAGACGGCCGCGCACGGGGGTGACTACGTCCTGTCCAACCCGCTGCACGCCTCCGCCCCGCAGCCGCCGGTCGTCTCCTCCCCCTACTCCCCGTCCACGCGCCGGTACCTGCACCCGATGTACCTGCGCATCGAGGACGTGCCCGAGTACGCCGCGCTCGGGCCCCGTCGCCGCGCCCGCGTCGAGGACCTCGCGGCGCAGCGGCGCCGGGACAACGCCGACCCGGACGCCCTGGACCGCGACGCGGCCTACGGCGCCAAGCTGCAGGCCCTGCGCTGGATGCACCAAGTCACCCCCACGCCGGAGCGCGCGGCGGCGTACGCCGCCTACCGCGAGGCGGAGGGCCGGGGCCTGGAGGACTTCGCCCTGTGGTGCGCCCTGCGTTCGGCGTATCCCCACGACGACCCGGTGTGGCGGGATCCCGGCCTGGTCCCCGGCGGGCCGCGGGCCGAGCGGCTGCGCGAGGAGCTCGCCGAGGACGTGGACTTCCACCGCTGGCTGCAGTGGCTGTGCGACACCCAGCTCGCCGCCGCCCAGTCCGCCGCCCGCGGCGCCGGCATGCGCCTGGGCATCATGCAGGACCTCGCCGTCGGGGCGGACCGCGACAACGCGGACTCGTGGATGCTGCAGGACCTGCTCGTCCCCTCGATGTCCGTGGGCGCCCCGCCGGACATGTACAACCAGCTGGGCCAGGACTGGTCGCAGTCCCCGTGGCATCCGGAGCGGCTGGCCGAGACCGGCTACCGGGCCTACCGGGACATGCTGCGCTCGATCCTGCGCCACGCCGGGGGGATCCGCGTGGACCACGTCCTGGGCCTGTTCCGCCTGTGGTGGGTCCCGGTCGGGGGCTCCCCCACGGAGGGCGCCTACGTCACCTACGACCACGAGGCGATGGTGGGCATCCTGGCCCTCGAGGCCCACCGGGCCGGCGCCGTCGTCGTCGGCGAGGACCTGGGCACCTTCGAGCCGTGGGTCCAGGACTACCTGGCCCGCCGGGGACTGCTGGGCACCTCGATCCTGTGGTTCGAGCAGCGCGACGGCCGGCCGCGTCCGCCGCGGGAGTACCGCTCGCGCTGCCTGTCCTCCGTGAACACGCACGACCTGCCCCCGACCGCGGGCTACCTCGCCGGGCTGCACCTGGACCTGCGCGAGCGGCTCGGACTGCTCGCCGGGGACGCCGCGGACGAGCGACGGCGCGCCGCGGCCGAGCGCGACGCGTTCCTGCACGCCCTCGTCGAGGACGGGTTCCTGCCGACCGGGCCGGCACCGGACCTCACCGACCCGGCGGCCGTGGCCGACGTCGTGGTGGCCCTGCACCGCTACCTCGCCCGCGCCCCCTCCCTGCTGCACGGCGTCGCGCTCGTGGACGCGGTGGGCGAGCGGCGCATCCAGAACCAGCCCGGCACGGGACAGGACGAGTACCCCAACTGGGAGATCCCGCTGGCCGACGCCACGGGCCGGCCCGTGCTCATCGACCGGCTCGACGACGTCCCCGGCTTCGCGCGGCTGCTGGACGCCGTGGACGCCGAGCTGCGGGGCGAGCCCTCCGCGGCGGGAGCGGCCGGTGGCACGCGCGCGGCCCGGGACGAGTCCGTGCACGGCCGGCCGTGA
- a CDS encoding acyl-CoA dehydrogenase family protein produces the protein MPLPHDPRMAAVGSVLAPELLAGVRARAAGYDESNAFPRQDLEELAAVGYLGALAPRGVGGLGWDLGTVVAAQRVLAMHAPATALAVNMHLVWNAVATVLAGRGDDSLAFIHRESAAGEVFAFGISEPGNDAVLFDSATVAEPLGDGSYRFTGTKVFTSLSPAWTRLGLFGATPDGEQLVFGFLERSAGGWSADSSGWDMLGMRATHSHTTRLEGAVVPAERIVRHVPAGPNADPLTFGIFAGFLTLVAAVYTGIGDRAVELAAEGLARRTSRVTGRPRSQDPVLRHKAGEAALRQQAVHAQLRSVAQDLDAGADLGAEWFPRLVAAKTQAVRTARAQADFALEASGGAAYHRGHELSRLSRDVLAGLYHPSDDESAHRTLATFLLGPPDPEAGGPASR, from the coding sequence ATGCCCCTCCCGCACGATCCCCGGATGGCCGCCGTCGGCTCCGTCCTGGCGCCGGAACTGCTGGCCGGAGTCCGCGCCCGGGCCGCCGGCTACGACGAGTCCAACGCCTTCCCGCGGCAGGACCTCGAGGAACTCGCCGCCGTCGGCTACCTCGGCGCCCTGGCACCGCGCGGGGTGGGGGGCCTGGGCTGGGACCTGGGCACCGTCGTCGCCGCGCAGCGGGTGCTGGCCATGCACGCCCCCGCCACCGCCCTGGCCGTCAACATGCACCTGGTCTGGAACGCCGTGGCGACCGTGCTCGCCGGCCGGGGCGACGACTCGCTGGCGTTCATCCACCGGGAGTCCGCCGCCGGGGAGGTGTTCGCGTTCGGCATCTCGGAGCCCGGCAACGACGCGGTGCTGTTCGACTCCGCCACGGTGGCCGAGCCCCTCGGGGACGGCTCCTACCGCTTCACCGGGACGAAGGTCTTCACCAGCCTGTCCCCGGCGTGGACGCGGCTGGGCCTGTTCGGCGCCACCCCGGACGGCGAGCAACTGGTCTTCGGGTTCCTCGAGCGCTCGGCCGGGGGGTGGTCCGCCGACTCCTCCGGCTGGGACATGCTGGGCATGCGCGCCACCCACTCGCACACGACGCGGCTCGAGGGAGCCGTGGTCCCGGCGGAGCGGATCGTCCGCCACGTGCCGGCGGGGCCGAACGCGGACCCGCTGACCTTCGGCATCTTCGCCGGGTTCCTGACGCTCGTGGCCGCGGTCTACACGGGCATCGGCGACCGGGCGGTGGAACTGGCCGCGGAGGGCCTCGCCCGCCGGACCTCGCGGGTGACGGGGCGGCCCCGGTCCCAGGACCCGGTGCTGCGGCACAAGGCGGGGGAGGCCGCCCTGCGCCAGCAGGCGGTGCACGCCCAGCTGCGCTCGGTGGCCCAGGACCTCGACGCCGGCGCGGACCTGGGCGCGGAGTGGTTCCCCCGGCTGGTGGCCGCCAAGACCCAGGCGGTGCGCACGGCGCGGGCGCAGGCCGACTTCGCCCTCGAGGCCTCCGGCGGGGCCGCCTACCACCGTGGCCACGAGCTCTCCCGGCTGTCCCGCGACGTGCTGGCCGGGCTCTACCACCCCTCGGACGACGAGTCCGCGCACCGGACCCTGGCGACGTTCCTGCTCGGGCCGCCCGACCCGGAGGCGGGCGGGCCGGCTAGCCGGTGA
- a CDS encoding PAC2 family protein, with protein sequence MDGTAPRPRGLPDHLARSVPGRRPVVLVAAFEGWNDAGEAATDAVDLLRRQLGATAAGSLTDGDYYDYQFTRPTVVRDADGLGTLSWPQTRLYRASTGEDGVDLLLVSGAEPSYRWQAFTAELLTHAAEQNVDAVVMLGALLADVPHTRPLPASPSSADPELRELLGARRPTYEGPTGIVGVITDTAARAGLPTVSLWATVPHYVAQAPSPKAELSLLRRLEDLLQVTLDLKALAEDAEAWERGVNELAAEDPDVAAYVQQLERARDTEDLPEASGEAIAREFERYLRRRGRE encoded by the coding sequence ATGGACGGGACGGCGCCGCGGCCACGCGGGCTCCCGGACCACCTGGCCCGCTCGGTGCCGGGCCGCCGGCCGGTGGTCCTCGTCGCGGCGTTCGAGGGCTGGAACGACGCCGGCGAGGCCGCCACCGACGCGGTCGACCTGCTGCGCCGCCAGCTCGGGGCGACCGCCGCGGGGTCCCTGACGGACGGCGACTACTACGACTACCAGTTCACCCGGCCCACGGTCGTGCGGGACGCCGACGGCCTCGGCACGCTGTCCTGGCCGCAGACCCGGCTGTACCGCGCGAGCACCGGGGAGGACGGCGTGGACCTGCTGCTGGTCAGCGGCGCCGAGCCGAGCTACCGCTGGCAGGCGTTCACCGCCGAGCTGCTGACGCACGCCGCGGAGCAGAACGTGGACGCCGTGGTGATGCTGGGCGCACTGCTGGCGGACGTGCCGCACACCCGGCCGCTGCCGGCGAGCCCCTCCAGCGCCGATCCGGAGCTGCGGGAGCTGCTCGGGGCCCGACGGCCGACCTACGAGGGTCCCACCGGCATCGTCGGGGTCATCACGGACACCGCCGCCCGGGCCGGGCTGCCCACGGTGTCCCTGTGGGCCACGGTCCCCCACTACGTGGCCCAGGCTCCCTCCCCCAAGGCCGAGCTGTCCCTGCTGCGCCGGCTGGAGGACCTGCTGCAGGTCACCCTCGACCTCAAGGCCCTCGCCGAGGACGCGGAGGCGTGGGAGCGCGGCGTCAACGAGCTGGCCGCCGAGGACCCGGACGTGGCCGCCTACGTGCAGCAGCTGGAGCGGGCCCGTGACACGGAGGACCTGCCCGAGGCCTCCGGCGAGGCGATCGCCCGCGAGTTCGAGCGCTACCTGCGCCGGCGGGGCCGGGAGTAG
- a CDS encoding undecaprenyl-diphosphate phosphatase produces the protein MNWLEAIILGLVQGLTEFLPISSSAHLRIVGEFLPGAADPGAAFTAITQIGTELAVLIFFWRDIVRIVSRWFRSLTGSVPRNDPDARMGWLIIVGSVPIGVAGLLFEEYIDTTFRSLWIVATMLIVFGLLLAVADSLGRQAKPLEKLTVRDGILYGLAQMMALIPGVSRSGGTITMGLALGYTREAATRYAFLLAVPAVFASGFYKLFKALAEPGQQGAYGMVETVVATIVAFVVGYVVIGWLMRFISTNSFKPFVWYRLGLGVALYVLLGLGVIHA, from the coding sequence GTGAACTGGTTAGAAGCGATCATCCTGGGCCTCGTCCAGGGGCTGACGGAATTCCTCCCCATCTCCTCGTCCGCCCACCTGCGGATCGTCGGGGAGTTCCTCCCCGGAGCCGCCGACCCCGGGGCCGCCTTCACCGCCATCACCCAGATCGGCACCGAGCTGGCCGTGCTGATCTTCTTCTGGCGGGACATCGTCCGGATCGTCTCCCGGTGGTTCCGCTCCCTCACCGGCTCGGTGCCCCGCAACGACCCCGACGCCCGGATGGGCTGGCTCATCATCGTCGGCTCCGTGCCGATCGGCGTGGCCGGCCTGCTGTTCGAGGAGTACATCGACACCACGTTCCGCTCCCTGTGGATCGTGGCCACCATGCTCATCGTCTTCGGGCTGCTGCTGGCCGTGGCCGATTCCCTGGGGCGCCAGGCCAAGCCGCTGGAGAAGCTCACCGTGCGCGACGGCATCCTCTACGGTCTCGCCCAGATGATGGCGCTGATCCCGGGGGTGTCCCGCTCGGGCGGGACCATCACCATGGGCCTGGCCCTCGGGTACACCCGCGAGGCCGCCACGCGGTACGCCTTCCTGCTGGCGGTGCCGGCCGTGTTCGCCTCCGGGTTCTACAAGCTGTTCAAGGCCCTGGCCGAACCCGGCCAGCAGGGCGCCTACGGGATGGTCGAGACGGTCGTGGCCACCATCGTGGCCTTCGTCGTCGGCTACGTCGTCATCGGCTGGCTCATGCGGTTCATCTCCACCAACTCGTTCAAGCCCTTCGTCTGGTACCGCCTGGGGCTCGGCGTGGCGCTGTACGTGCTGCTCGGCCTGGGCGTGATCCATGCCTGA
- a CDS encoding glycosyltransferase translates to MSAPAPEPFGIVMVSLHTSPLAQPGQGDAGGLNVYVRHLAIRLAATGHRVWVLTRRDRAGQRAEDLPVPAAAGAARATVLPVPAGPAGPVAKEDLPRWVDDFAAAAPGVLAAAGGCQGEDCRWIVHSHYWLSGLAGLAVSRSLRAPLVHTMHTMAAVKNARDRRSAEPEEREAAEQQIASAADLLVANTPAEREELVDHYGADADRITVIPPGVDTTVFTEHGPVRWPGRPAPLNVLFAGRIQGHKGPQVLLRALGLLRRRHGGPPPLALHLTGAASGRHELDLDAIVAQEGLGDVVSTSGPVSAPDLAAAFRAAHVVAVPSFSESFGLVALEAQACGTPVLAHRVGGLVHAVADGVTGRLVDSLDPADWADAFEAVLADPAAWRALGPAAARRARGFSWDAMADRMTRAYAAL, encoded by the coding sequence ATGAGCGCTCCGGCCCCGGAGCCCTTCGGCATCGTGATGGTGTCCCTGCACACCTCTCCCCTGGCGCAGCCGGGGCAGGGCGACGCCGGGGGCCTCAACGTCTACGTGCGCCACCTCGCCATCCGGCTGGCCGCCACGGGCCACCGGGTGTGGGTGCTGACCCGGCGCGACCGTGCGGGCCAGCGCGCCGAGGACCTGCCGGTGCCCGCCGCTGCGGGCGCGGCGCGGGCCACCGTGCTGCCCGTCCCCGCCGGACCCGCCGGCCCCGTGGCCAAGGAGGACCTGCCCCGCTGGGTGGACGACTTCGCCGCCGCCGCGCCGGGCGTGCTGGCCGCCGCCGGGGGGTGCCAGGGCGAGGACTGCCGGTGGATCGTCCACTCCCACTACTGGCTCTCCGGGCTGGCCGGGCTGGCCGTGTCCCGTTCCCTGCGCGCCCCGCTGGTGCACACGATGCACACGATGGCCGCGGTGAAGAACGCCCGGGACCGGCGGTCCGCCGAGCCGGAGGAGCGGGAGGCCGCCGAGCAGCAGATCGCCTCCGCCGCGGACCTGCTCGTGGCGAACACCCCCGCCGAGCGCGAGGAACTGGTGGACCACTACGGCGCGGACGCCGACCGCATCACCGTCATCCCGCCCGGGGTGGACACCACGGTCTTCACCGAGCACGGCCCCGTCCGCTGGCCGGGCCGGCCCGCCCCGCTGAACGTCCTGTTCGCCGGCCGGATCCAGGGCCACAAGGGACCGCAGGTGCTCCTGCGCGCGCTCGGGCTGCTGCGGCGCCGCCACGGCGGACCGCCGCCGCTGGCCCTGCACCTGACCGGGGCGGCCTCGGGCCGGCACGAGCTGGACCTGGACGCGATCGTGGCCCAGGAGGGCCTCGGGGACGTGGTGAGCACCTCGGGGCCGGTCAGTGCGCCGGACCTGGCGGCCGCCTTCCGCGCCGCCCACGTCGTGGCGGTGCCCAGCTTCTCGGAGTCCTTCGGGCTCGTGGCCCTCGAGGCCCAGGCCTGCGGGACCCCCGTCCTCGCCCACCGGGTGGGCGGACTCGTGCACGCCGTGGCCGACGGCGTGACCGGCCGGCTCGTGGACTCCCTCGACCCGGCGGACTGGGCCGACGCGTTCGAGGCCGTCCTCGCGGATCCCGCGGCGTGGCGTGCCCTCGGCCCGGCCGCCGCCCGGAGGGCGCGGGGCTTCAGCTGGGACGCGATGGCCGACCGCATGACGCGGGCCTACGCGGCACTCTGA
- a CDS encoding DUF5703 family protein: MRHEETTSGLESLHRRDNWEYLVMTVAPRDSLAAARRRVVEHAEYGKWELQRSILYRGGARRYWMRRRVMRVESTLTG, translated from the coding sequence ATGCGCCACGAGGAGACCACCAGCGGCCTCGAGTCCCTGCACCGGCGGGACAACTGGGAGTACCTCGTCATGACGGTGGCTCCCCGGGACTCGCTCGCCGCGGCCCGCCGCCGCGTGGTGGAGCACGCCGAGTACGGCAAGTGGGAGCTGCAGCGCTCGATCCTCTACCGGGGCGGGGCGCGCCGGTACTGGATGCGCCGCCGCGTGATGCGCGTGGAGTCGACGCTCACCGGCTAG
- a CDS encoding HAD family phosphatase, which translates to MPTPSRAGGPGTPVGPEPTGDGPAAAGARDLPAAVLWDMDGTVVDTEPLWNASQRRLVEDAGGRWTTGLAHSLVGQALDHGARLLQEAGVRLGVGEIIEHTMADVVAGVRRSVPWRPGARELLAALQAAGVPGALVTMSHAPLARVVAECVPAGSLAFLVTGDMVVHGKPHPEPYATAVEVMARRVPGLTAADCVAVEDSLPGLESAAAAGVPVVAVPHVMPLPADPRWETWPTLAGRTPADLARAARRLGAGTGRAPAALSGGAGGRTP; encoded by the coding sequence ATGCCCACCCCCTCGCGCGCCGGCGGTCCCGGCACCCCCGTCGGTCCCGAGCCCACCGGCGACGGTCCCGCCGCCGCGGGGGCGCGGGACCTGCCCGCCGCCGTCCTGTGGGACATGGACGGCACCGTCGTGGACACCGAGCCACTGTGGAACGCGAGCCAGCGCCGCCTCGTGGAGGACGCCGGCGGCCGGTGGACGACCGGGCTCGCGCACTCGCTCGTCGGCCAGGCCCTGGACCACGGCGCGCGGCTGCTGCAGGAGGCGGGCGTGCGCCTCGGCGTGGGCGAGATCATCGAGCACACGATGGCGGACGTCGTCGCCGGCGTCCGCCGGTCCGTGCCGTGGCGCCCCGGCGCGCGCGAGCTGCTGGCCGCCCTGCAGGCCGCGGGGGTGCCCGGCGCCCTCGTGACCATGTCCCACGCCCCGCTGGCGCGCGTGGTGGCCGAGTGCGTGCCCGCCGGTTCCCTGGCCTTCCTCGTCACGGGGGACATGGTGGTGCACGGCAAGCCCCACCCCGAGCCCTACGCCACGGCCGTGGAGGTGATGGCCCGGCGCGTGCCGGGTCTCACCGCGGCCGACTGCGTGGCCGTCGAGGACTCCCTGCCGGGGCTGGAGTCGGCCGCCGCGGCCGGGGTGCCCGTGGTGGCGGTCCCGCACGTCATGCCCCTGCCCGCCGACCCGCGGTGGGAGACCTGGCCCACCCTGGCCGGCCGGACGCCCGCGGACCTGGCCCGGGCCGCACGGCGGCTGGGCGCCGGGACGGGGCGCGCGCCCGCGGCGCTGTCCGGCGGCGCGGGCGGACGGACCCCGTGA
- a CDS encoding M20/M25/M40 family metallo-hydrolase has protein sequence MSPGSRPAADRPSALREEVVETCRDLIRIDTTNYGGNDARGEREAAEYCAAALREAGLEPRIYESSPGRATVVARMAGWDPDAPALVLHGHLDVVPAEASEWSVDPFAAELRDGMVWGRGAVDMKGMDAMILTVLRELHRGGRSPRRDIVVAFFADEEAGGVHGAQWMVDEHPEVFAGATEAVSEVGGFSTEIRGRRAYLLQTAEKGLAWLNLSAVGTPGHGSGVHPDNAVTRLAGAVERIGRHEWPVEYTKTTRALLEQVAEICGVDFDEADPAPQLEALGTAARFVGSTLRNSSNPTGLTAGYKHNVIPGRARATVDVRFLPGQEEEVMATLRALAGDGVTFSSEHRDISLEVPFSGDLVDLMVACVQAEDPGAPVLPFMMSGGTDNKSLSRLGIAGYGFAPLRLPADLDFTGLFHGIDERVPVDSLEFGCRVLLRLLEPR, from the coding sequence ATGAGCCCTGGATCCCGGCCCGCCGCCGACCGTCCGTCCGCCCTGCGCGAGGAGGTGGTGGAGACGTGCCGGGACCTCATCCGGATCGACACCACCAACTACGGGGGCAACGACGCCCGGGGTGAGCGCGAGGCCGCCGAGTACTGCGCGGCGGCGCTGCGCGAGGCCGGGCTCGAGCCGCGGATCTACGAGTCCTCTCCGGGGCGCGCCACGGTCGTGGCCCGGATGGCCGGCTGGGATCCGGACGCCCCCGCCCTCGTGCTCCACGGGCACCTGGACGTGGTGCCCGCCGAGGCCTCGGAGTGGAGCGTCGACCCGTTCGCCGCCGAGCTGCGCGACGGCATGGTCTGGGGCCGCGGGGCCGTGGACATGAAGGGCATGGACGCCATGATCCTCACCGTCCTGCGCGAGCTGCACCGCGGCGGACGCAGTCCCCGCCGTGACATCGTCGTCGCCTTCTTCGCGGACGAGGAGGCCGGTGGCGTCCACGGCGCCCAGTGGATGGTCGACGAGCACCCCGAGGTGTTCGCGGGGGCCACCGAGGCCGTGAGCGAGGTCGGCGGCTTCTCCACCGAGATCCGCGGCCGCCGCGCCTACCTGCTGCAGACCGCGGAGAAGGGCCTGGCCTGGCTCAACCTCAGCGCGGTGGGGACCCCGGGCCACGGCTCCGGGGTGCACCCGGACAACGCGGTCACCCGGCTCGCGGGCGCCGTCGAGCGCATCGGCCGCCACGAGTGGCCGGTGGAGTACACCAAGACCACCCGGGCGCTGCTCGAGCAGGTCGCCGAGATCTGCGGGGTGGACTTCGACGAGGCCGACCCCGCCCCCCAGCTGGAGGCCCTCGGCACCGCCGCCCGGTTCGTGGGCTCCACGCTGCGCAACAGCTCCAACCCCACGGGCCTCACGGCCGGGTACAAGCACAACGTGATCCCGGGTCGGGCCCGGGCCACGGTGGACGTGCGCTTCCTGCCGGGGCAGGAGGAGGAGGTCATGGCGACGCTGCGCGCCCTGGCCGGGGACGGGGTGACGTTCTCGTCCGAGCACCGGGACATCTCCCTCGAGGTCCCGTTCTCCGGGGACCTCGTGGACCTCATGGTGGCGTGCGTGCAGGCCGAGGACCCCGGCGCGCCGGTGCTGCCGTTCATGATGTCCGGCGGCACGGACAACAAGTCCCTGTCCCGGCTGGGGATCGCCGGCTACGGCTTCGCCCCGCTGCGGCTGCCCGCTGACCTCGACTTCACCGGCCTGTTCCACGGGATCGACGAACGCGTCCCGGTGGACTCCCTCGAGTTCGGCTGCCGCGTCCTGCTGCGCCTGCTCGAGCCCCGCTGA